From Myxococcales bacterium, the proteins below share one genomic window:
- a CDS encoding DUF374 domain-containing protein: MIRRGLGALVGLLVRLWIHTLRVRLSAAPELEGRTEPWVLCFFHGQQFPLLAWRARRTTSVLVSLSRDGGWLAAILDALGFGVVRGSSSRGGARALAALVRRGREGHDLAFAVDGPRGPAGVAKPGAAFVAARIGGALVPMGAAVAWGRRFRRSWDGFALAYPLSRVAIVLGPPLDPRSPPEELEAAVRAAEAEAHKLLI, translated from the coding sequence GTGATTCGGAGGGGCCTCGGCGCGCTCGTCGGGCTCCTCGTTCGCCTCTGGATCCATACGCTCCGTGTTCGCCTCTCGGCTGCCCCCGAGCTCGAGGGGCGCACGGAGCCGTGGGTCCTCTGCTTTTTTCACGGCCAGCAATTTCCGCTCTTGGCGTGGCGTGCACGGCGAACGACGTCGGTGCTCGTGAGCTTGTCGCGTGATGGCGGGTGGCTCGCGGCCATCCTCGATGCCCTCGGGTTCGGGGTCGTGCGCGGCTCGTCCTCGCGGGGCGGGGCGAGGGCGCTCGCGGCCCTCGTGAGGCGAGGGAGGGAGGGCCACGATCTCGCCTTCGCGGTCGACGGTCCGAGGGGGCCCGCGGGAGTCGCCAAGCCGGGTGCCGCGTTCGTCGCGGCGCGCATCGGCGGAGCGCTCGTGCCGATGGGCGCCGCGGTCGCGTGGGGGAGGCGGTTTCGTCGCTCGTGGGACGGGTTCGCGCTCGCGTATCCGCTCTCGAGGGTGGCCATCGTCCTCGGTCCCCCGCTCGACCCTCGGTCCCCCCCGGAGGAGCTCGAGGCCGCCGTGCGTGCCGCAGAGGCGGAGGCTCACAAGTTGTTGATATAG
- a CDS encoding polysaccharide deacetylase family protein has translation MEAWADRSKCVEVERTPPLESLVILLGDAHAYCLRRPRRSRRFGFRHGLQHHDEPRRVHHDQAPDRVCVGPAPPEGGRLHRSGDRGLERWPQPGARGHLHGDGRGRGDQGHGGGGRVVAGRGGRHGERRPREQGGPRVVLGERGRRQARRAVWPCDEGLRHDQKGEHGLQVARRDGARRRRHEAHQPRGEVGQRRRERGRCHGQRDRRVHGQRRRDRVGHPREGQRPLGRLRRHRFVGRAGVVRRRPRDPLGGRSEGCRDDRLPRSQERPRLRDGGYGSEEHHRALYGAHRPGDPQEAVVPAAPTTKGPRQESVGPSPFLLRLGLVKLASVNVDLDEIPNYFGIHGLAAEGAVKSAVYDLAVPRLVDFARAHGVPLTFFAVGADLERPESAEALRAAAAGGVEIGNHTLTHDYRLTTRSRAQILEEVRGGADAIERATGRRPRGFRAPGYTITDTVFDVLDELEVAYDSSVFPCPLYWLAKASALGLIRVRGRESRSIVDHPQVLRAPTRPYRVGRPYSTRGRGIVELPIQVTPGLRFPVIGTSLTLAGPTGARLLAAQCAGEPLVNLELHGIDVLDRHDGLEALVPYQVDVRVPLSRKLDSLGAAIALLRGRGYTFVTLEEAASAVL, from the coding sequence ATGGAAGCCTGGGCCGATCGGTCCAAGTGCGTCGAGGTGGAGCGGACCCCGCCCCTCGAAAGCCTTGTCATCCTTCTAGGAGATGCTCATGCGTACTGCCTTCGTCGCCCTCGCCGGTCTCGTCGCTTCGGCTTCCGTCATGGCCTGCAACATCACGACGAACCCCGACGGGTCCATCACGATCAAGCCCCCGACCGAGTTTGTGTCGGACCAGCGCCCCCAGAAGGAGGCCGCTTACACCGGTCAGGTGATCGAGGTCTTGAACGATGGCCCCAACCCGGCGCTCGGGGTCACCTTCACGGTGACGGGCGCGGCCGGGGCGACCAAGGTCACGGCGGCGGCGGTCGTGTCGTCGCAGGGCGAGGCGGGAGACACGGAGAACGCCGGCCTCGCGAACAAGGAGGTCCTCGAGTCGTTCTCGGTGAGCGAGGTCGGAGGCAAGCTCGTCGTGCGGTGTGGCCATGCGACGAAGGACTACGGCACGATCAAAAAGGCGAGCACGGGCTGCAAGTCGCTCGTCGTGACGGTGCCCGCAGGAGACGCCACGAAGCCCATCAACCTCGTGGTGAAGTCGGGCAACGGCGGCGTGAACGTGGCCGGTGTCACGGGCAGCGTGACCGTCGAGTCCACGGGCAGCGGCGACGCGATCGTGTCGGCCACCCCCGTGAAGGACAGCGTCCTCTCGGTCGTCTCCGACGACACCGCTTCGTTGGCCGTGCCGGCGTCGTTCGCCGCCGACCTCGTGACCCTCTCGGCGGACGAAGCGAAGGATGTCGTGACGACCGACTTCCCCGATCTCAAGAACGGCCAAGGCTACGGGACGGCGGGTACGGGAGCGAAGAGCATCACCGTGCGCTCTACGGGGCTCATCGGCCAGGCGATCCTCAAGAAGCAGTAGTCCCCGCTGCTCCGACAACGAAGGGCCCGCGGCAAGAGTCCGTGGGCCCTTCGCCCTTTCTGCTAAGACTCGGGCTCGTGAAGCTCGCCTCCGTCAACGTCGACCTCGACGAAATCCCGAACTACTTCGGCATCCATGGGCTCGCCGCGGAAGGGGCCGTGAAGAGCGCGGTCTACGACCTGGCCGTGCCGCGGCTCGTCGATTTCGCGCGTGCCCACGGGGTGCCTCTCACGTTCTTCGCGGTGGGCGCCGATCTAGAGCGCCCCGAGTCGGCCGAGGCCCTCCGCGCGGCCGCGGCGGGCGGGGTCGAGATCGGCAACCACACGCTCACGCACGACTACCGCCTGACGACCCGGTCGCGTGCCCAGATCCTCGAGGAGGTCCGCGGCGGCGCCGACGCGATCGAGCGCGCGACCGGGCGGCGACCGCGAGGGTTCCGTGCCCCGGGGTACACCATCACCGACACGGTCTTCGACGTGCTCGACGAGCTCGAGGTCGCCTACGACTCGTCGGTGTTCCCGTGCCCGCTCTACTGGCTCGCGAAGGCGTCCGCGCTCGGGCTCATCCGCGTACGAGGGCGAGAGAGCCGAAGCATCGTCGACCATCCGCAGGTGCTCCGCGCTCCCACGCGCCCGTACCGCGTCGGTCGACCCTACTCGACGCGAGGGCGTGGCATCGTCGAGCTCCCGATCCAGGTCACGCCCGGCCTTCGCTTTCCGGTGATCGGCACGAGCCTCACCCTCGCCGGGCCGACCGGGGCGCGGCTCCTCGCCGCTCAGTGCGCGGGCGAGCCCCTCGTGAACCTGGAGCTCCACGGGATCGACGTGCTCGATCGCCACGACGGCCTCGAGGCGCTCGTGCCCTACCAGGTCGACGTCCGTGTTCCGCTCTCTCGAAAGCTCGACTCCCTCGGGGCCGCCATCGCGCTCCTTCGGGGTCGCGGCTACACGTTCGTCACGCTCGAAGAGGCGGCCTCGGCCGTCCTTTGA
- a CDS encoding ATP-binding cassette domain-containing protein, translated as MHPPAGPPPKDVIVSLRGVRKSFRDQEVLKGIDLECRKNETTVIIGGSGAGKTTLLRLIVALESPTSGEIWIDGTNIVGLDERATNRVRQKFGMVYQYAALLDSFTVLENVAFPLVEHTKLSKAEIKDRVVDKLTLLGLDPSVIHKFPSELSGGMRKRVGLARALMLEPPILVYDEPTSGLDPLTSRLVDDLIEQMRETFGVTSLVISHDIASCFRIAHQAVLLIRGKIVARGTPDDLVAGDNAEAREFIHNSGVDLATIKRVAAR; from the coding sequence ATGCATCCCCCCGCGGGCCCCCCCCCGAAGGACGTCATCGTCTCGCTCCGCGGAGTCCGCAAGAGCTTCCGTGACCAAGAGGTCCTGAAGGGCATCGACCTCGAGTGCCGCAAGAACGAGACCACCGTCATCATCGGCGGCTCCGGCGCCGGCAAGACGACCCTCCTCCGCCTCATCGTGGCCCTCGAGTCGCCGACGAGCGGCGAGATCTGGATCGACGGCACGAACATCGTCGGGCTCGACGAGCGCGCGACGAACCGCGTGCGCCAGAAGTTCGGCATGGTCTACCAGTACGCGGCCCTCCTCGACTCGTTCACCGTGCTCGAGAACGTCGCCTTCCCCCTCGTCGAGCACACGAAGCTCTCGAAGGCCGAGATCAAGGATCGGGTCGTCGACAAGCTCACGCTCCTCGGCCTCGACCCGTCGGTCATCCACAAGTTCCCGAGCGAGCTGTCGGGCGGCATGCGAAAGCGCGTCGGTCTCGCCCGCGCCCTCATGCTCGAGCCCCCCATCCTCGTGTACGACGAGCCCACGAGCGGGCTCGACCCGCTGACGAGCCGCCTCGTCGACGACCTCATCGAGCAGATGCGCGAGACCTTCGGCGTGACGAGCCTCGTCATCTCTCACGACATCGCGTCGTGTTTTCGCATCGCCCACCAAGCCGTGCTGCTCATTCGCGGCAAGATCGTCGCGAGGGGCACCCCCGACGATCTCGTCGCCGGGGACAACGCCGAAGCACGCGAGTTCATTCACAATTCCGGCGTCGACCTCGCCACCATCAAGCGCGTCGCGGCGCGTTGA
- a CDS encoding lysophospholipid acyltransferase family protein, whose product MIFRLLAASVACLGPRGRGVLAWLVAFLVYRVLRIRRAHVREAMERAGVGDAASFYRALAGRAVELLALAGGAELGAAMSKLTPEAEAALDVALAEGPVIIAASHTGNWECAAFALARHVRVSVVAKRQGVSSADRFIMDLRRRHGVSVIAPEGAVRACLGALSRGGVVVLPIDQVPHEGARSITVPFLGAPARVDRAPFVIARRAGATVLVAAQEGANVHVLRVLSARGRARREGGVERLAAEATSALEAHVRAFPESWLWLHRRWRGAPEEPRPIPKMCSESRQVA is encoded by the coding sequence GTGATCTTCCGGCTCCTCGCCGCGTCGGTGGCGTGCCTCGGGCCACGGGGGCGAGGTGTGCTGGCGTGGCTCGTCGCGTTCCTTGTCTACCGGGTGCTCCGCATCCGCCGGGCGCACGTGCGCGAGGCGATGGAGCGGGCGGGCGTAGGAGACGCTGCCTCGTTCTACCGCGCGCTCGCGGGCCGCGCGGTGGAACTCCTCGCGCTCGCGGGAGGGGCCGAGCTCGGCGCTGCCATGTCGAAGCTCACCCCTGAGGCCGAAGCCGCGCTCGACGTGGCGCTCGCCGAAGGTCCCGTGATCATCGCCGCGTCTCACACCGGCAACTGGGAGTGTGCGGCGTTCGCGCTCGCGCGGCACGTGAGGGTCTCGGTGGTCGCCAAGCGGCAGGGGGTCTCTTCGGCCGACCGCTTCATCATGGACCTGCGCCGCCGCCACGGCGTCTCGGTGATCGCGCCCGAAGGCGCGGTTCGAGCGTGTCTTGGGGCGCTCTCTCGAGGCGGCGTGGTGGTCCTACCGATCGATCAGGTGCCCCACGAAGGGGCCCGTTCGATCACGGTGCCCTTCTTGGGCGCGCCGGCGCGCGTCGACAGGGCGCCGTTCGTCATCGCGAGACGTGCCGGGGCGACGGTGCTCGTCGCGGCGCAAGAGGGCGCGAACGTACACGTGCTTCGTGTGCTCTCGGCGCGCGGGCGCGCTCGTCGCGAAGGGGGCGTCGAGCGGCTCGCGGCCGAGGCGACCTCCGCGCTCGAGGCCCACGTGCGCGCCTTCCCCGAGTCGTGGCTCTGGCTCCACAGGCGCTGGCGCGGGGCGCCCGAGGAGCCGCGGCCCATACCTAAAATGTGTAGTGAATCTCGACAGGTAGCGTGA